DNA sequence from the Bacillota bacterium genome:
GAAGCAGGCGTTGCAAGCGCCGATTGGCTCGGAACTCACGGTGAATGGCTGGGTACGCACCCGCCGCGACGTGGGACGCATCTCCTTCGCGGAGATCAACGACGGCTCCTGCCTGCGTAACCTGCAGGTGGTTATCGAGGAAGGTCTTCTGAACGACGAGCAGCTCTCCAAAATCACCACAGGCGCATGCGTCTCGGTCCAAGGCACACTGGTCGAGTCCCCTGCGCCCGGACAACCGGTGGAGCTGCGCGCGCATTCCATCACGATTCTGGGGCCGGCGGACGCCGCCACCTATCCGCTCTCCAAAAAGCGGCATTCCTTCGAGTATCTGCGGGAGATTGCCCACCTGCGCCTGCGCTCCAACACCTTCGGCGCGATGTTCCGCATCCGCAACGTACTCTCGTTCGCCATCCACAGGTTCTTTCAGGAGCGAGGATTCATCTACGTACACACGCCGATTATCACCACCTCCGACTGTGAAGGCGCAGGCGCAATGTTCGGCGTGACAACCCTCGACCTGATGAACCTGCCGCGCACGCCGGACGGAGTGGTGGACTACTCGCAGGACTTCTTCGGCAAGCCTGCCTACCTCACCGTTAGCGGACAGCTGGAGGCGGAGGCGTTCGCGCTGGCGTTCACCAATGTCTATACCTTCGGTCCTACCTTCCGCGCGGAGAACTCCAACACGCCGCGCCACCTCGCCGAGTTCTGGATGATAGAACCCGAAATGGCGTTCTGTGATTTGG
Encoded proteins:
- the asnS gene encoding asparagine--tRNA ligase, which codes for MTSFVRVKQALQAPIGSELTVNGWVRTRRDVGRISFAEINDGSCLRNLQVVIEEGLLNDEQLSKITTGACVSVQGTLVESPAPGQPVELRAHSITILGPADAATYPLSKKRHSFEYLREIAHLRLRSNTFGAMFRIRNVLSFAIHRFFQERGFIYVHTPIITTSDCEGAGAMFGVTTLDLMNLPRTPDGVVDYSQDFFGKPAYLTVSGQLEAEAFALAFTNVYTFGPTFRAENSNTPRHLAEFWMIEPEMAFCDLDGNRQLAEEFLKYLIAAVLDECHEDLELFNKWIDDSVFSTLEHVLHSPFEHITYTEAIKLLQESGQNFEYPPRWGADIQTEHERYLTETLFKRPVVVTDYPKEIKAFYMRLNDDEKTVRAMDVLVPRIGEIIGGSQREERYEVLLRRIRELGLDERNYWWYLDLRRYGSAPHSGFGLGFERMMMFVTGMKNIRDVIPFPRTPGNAEF